The segment TCCACCGACGTGGTCGAGGCCTCCGCCCGGGCCTTCCTGAACGCCACCAACAAGGTGGTCCGCGTCCGGGCCCGGGCCGACCAGCGCGACCCCATCGACGACGTCACGCCGTGACGGGCCGCGGCGGCCGGCGCGTGCCGCGCCGGCCGCCGCGTCGTGACGTCAGGCCATGACGTAGGCGGGAAGCCGCTGGTGACCGAACTCCCGGCAGAAGTCGGCCGAGGCGTTCCAGATGTCGAGCCGCCGGCCCTTGACGGCGCCGCCCGTGTCGAGGGCGCGTCGCACGCCGACGCCGGAGACGAAGATCTCGCTGCCGAGGGGGACGGTGCGGGGGTCGACGGCGACGACGTCGGGCGCCACCGGCGCGCCGGACGCCGTCGTGCCCTGGAGGGCGTAGCAGGTGACGCCGAAGTCGCCCAGGAGCCGGCCCCCGGTGGAGAGCCACAGTCCGTCGCCCGAGGGCG is part of the Acidimicrobiales bacterium genome and harbors:
- a CDS encoding 3D domain-containing protein; translated protein: GGAAVDLAAAPDGKGYWVASAGGAVNAFGGAAAHAAVPAPPAPVSGIEATPSGDGLWLSTGGRLLGDFGVTCYALQGTTASGAPVAPDVVAVDPRTVPLGSEIFVSGVGVRRALDTGGAVKGRRLDIWNASADFCREFGHQRLPAYVMA